One genomic window of Desmospora activa DSM 45169 includes the following:
- a CDS encoding TlyA family RNA methyltransferase — protein sequence MAKKERLDVLLVERGWFESRQQAQRAIMAGLVKLGSERIDKAGTKVPVDAALHVERKPHPYVSRGGLKLEEAIRVFDIQLDQKAVLDIGASTGGFTDCALQYGARLVYAVDVGYGQLAWKLRQDPRVIVMERTNFRYLTPADWSGEQPQLAVIDVSFISVSKILPPLKALLHPEGWVMSLVKPQFEAGRERVGKKGIVKDPTVHRDVLHQFVKMANQSSFDVVGLAPSPITGGEGNIEFLSWMRADSAPNLSWEGRLEAVVEEAHRRHTNR from the coding sequence GTGGCAAAAAAAGAGCGCTTGGATGTATTGTTGGTGGAACGAGGGTGGTTTGAAAGCCGCCAACAAGCCCAACGTGCCATTATGGCGGGCCTGGTTAAACTGGGGAGCGAGCGTATCGATAAAGCGGGGACCAAAGTCCCCGTCGATGCAGCTCTCCATGTTGAAAGAAAACCGCATCCGTATGTGAGTCGAGGCGGCTTAAAGCTGGAAGAAGCCATTCGTGTATTTGATATCCAGCTCGATCAAAAAGCAGTGCTGGATATCGGCGCTTCTACCGGCGGATTTACTGATTGTGCCCTTCAATATGGGGCACGATTGGTTTACGCCGTCGATGTGGGCTATGGCCAGCTGGCCTGGAAGTTGCGTCAGGATCCGCGGGTGATTGTGATGGAACGGACCAACTTTCGTTATCTCACACCGGCGGATTGGTCAGGGGAACAACCGCAACTCGCAGTGATCGACGTCTCCTTTATCTCCGTCTCCAAGATCCTTCCCCCTTTAAAAGCGTTGCTCCACCCTGAAGGATGGGTGATGTCCCTGGTGAAACCTCAATTTGAAGCGGGAAGGGAACGAGTAGGTAAAAAAGGGATTGTCAAGGACCCCACCGTTCATCGCGATGTCCTGCATCAATTCGTTAAGATGGCGAACCAGTCCAGCTTTGATGTAGTCGGGTTGGCCCCTTCCCCCATTACCGGGGGAGAGGGGAATATTGAATTTCTTAGTTGGATGCGAGCGGATTCAGCACCGAATCTCTCGTGGGAAGGACGGCTAGAAGCGGTAGTAGAAGAGGCCCACCGCCGTCACACCAACCGTTAA
- the catA gene encoding type A chloramphenicol O-acetyltransferase → MNFYRIDLERWSRRPYFEHFMNENKCSFSLTANVNVTTLLQQLRNKNLKFYPAFIYMVSRVVNKHVEFRTAYNQQGQLGYWDQMIPNYTIFHKEDRSFSAIWTEYSSNFLRFYENYQHDMEQYGNKKGLWVKENVPANTFSISSLPWVQFTSFNLHLYKGEEYLLPIITNGKYFSAGKEILIPVSLQVHHAVCDGYHVSMFINDLQMLADRCEEWI, encoded by the coding sequence ATGAATTTCTATCGAATTGATCTAGAACGTTGGAGTAGGAGACCTTATTTTGAACACTTTATGAATGAAAACAAATGTTCCTTTAGTCTTACAGCAAACGTGAATGTTACTACGTTACTTCAGCAATTACGAAATAAGAACCTGAAGTTTTATCCTGCTTTTATTTACATGGTTTCACGAGTGGTCAATAAGCATGTTGAATTTAGAACAGCGTATAATCAACAGGGGCAATTAGGGTATTGGGATCAGATGATACCCAACTATACGATCTTTCATAAAGAGGATCGGTCGTTTTCCGCGATTTGGACGGAATACTCCAGTAATTTTCTCCGTTTTTACGAGAACTACCAGCATGATATGGAGCAGTACGGAAACAAAAAGGGCTTGTGGGTAAAAGAAAATGTGCCGGCCAATACATTTTCAATCTCCTCTCTTCCCTGGGTTCAATTTACCAGTTTCAATCTTCATCTCTATAAAGGTGAAGAGTATTTACTGCCGATTATCACGAACGGGAAATACTTCTCTGCTGGGAAAGAGATCTTAATACCCGTTTCACTGCAAGTTCACCATGCAGTATGTGATGGCTACCATGTGAGTATGTTTATCAATGATTTGCAGATGCTGGCTGATCGTTGTGAAGAATGGATATAG
- the recN gene encoding DNA repair protein RecN, which translates to MLREMSIRDFAIIQEVHLTFDRGFHVLTGETGAGKSILFDALSLVVGGRGSQDFVRHGAKKAEVEALFDISDQPGIQAILDELGLSTAGEEHLLIRRDIAQNGKSTCRLNGQIITLTMLKQVGEHLLDIHGQHEHQSLLQVEAHLNWLDAFGGVDLIQQRERYQKIFAQHREMRQELDQITADEKKIAQRIDLLSFQKEEIAAARLTAGEDAELAQEHSRLAHAEQIVQHASQAYEAMYGDQRGAEMLNQAVRDLEEITRLDESLQPLLEMVQSAYYQVEEAARQVGRYRDDVEFDPARLAQVEERIHVLDQLKRKYGETIEEILRHGEEAEQELEQLLNRDERKQELEQRLTELEAKLAAEGETLTQMRKQAAERLNQRVEAELADLNMKGTRFQAAFSNDDEPTYTPTGQDRVEFLIAPNQGEPLRPLVKIASGGELSRIMLALQTIFSDLDGVPTLIFDEVDTGVSGRAAQAIAEKIAHLAQERQILCVTHLPQVACMADVHFHIFKESNEEQTRTRVKLLTMEGRTMELARMLGGVEVTDTTKTHALEMLQLAERTKTAIQAH; encoded by the coding sequence ATGTTGCGCGAAATGTCCATTCGTGACTTTGCCATCATCCAGGAGGTACATCTAACATTTGATCGTGGTTTTCATGTGTTGACAGGGGAGACAGGAGCGGGGAAATCAATCCTGTTCGATGCCCTTAGTTTGGTGGTCGGCGGACGGGGTTCTCAGGATTTTGTCCGCCACGGTGCCAAAAAAGCAGAGGTGGAAGCGCTTTTTGATATTTCCGACCAACCCGGCATTCAGGCGATTCTGGATGAACTGGGGTTGTCGACAGCAGGAGAGGAGCACCTGCTCATTCGGCGGGATATTGCGCAAAACGGGAAAAGTACCTGCCGCTTAAACGGACAGATCATCACACTGACGATGTTAAAACAGGTGGGGGAGCATCTGTTGGATATCCATGGTCAGCATGAACACCAATCCCTGTTGCAGGTGGAAGCACATTTAAATTGGTTGGACGCATTTGGCGGGGTTGATTTAATCCAACAGCGGGAACGTTATCAAAAAATCTTTGCGCAACATCGGGAGATGCGCCAGGAATTAGATCAAATTACTGCTGATGAAAAAAAGATCGCCCAACGGATCGATTTGTTATCCTTTCAAAAAGAAGAGATTGCGGCAGCGCGTTTAACTGCAGGAGAAGATGCAGAGTTGGCACAAGAGCATTCGCGACTGGCTCACGCGGAGCAGATTGTACAACACGCTTCCCAGGCATATGAAGCCATGTATGGGGATCAGCGCGGCGCGGAAATGCTCAATCAGGCGGTAAGGGATCTGGAGGAGATCACTCGCTTGGATGAATCGTTACAACCGCTTCTCGAAATGGTCCAATCCGCTTACTACCAAGTGGAGGAAGCGGCACGTCAAGTGGGGCGTTACCGCGATGATGTGGAATTTGATCCCGCCCGCCTCGCACAGGTGGAAGAGCGTATTCACGTATTGGATCAATTGAAACGGAAATATGGGGAAACAATCGAAGAAATCTTACGTCACGGTGAAGAAGCGGAACAAGAGCTGGAACAACTGTTGAATCGGGATGAGCGCAAGCAAGAGCTGGAACAGCGTTTAACAGAGCTGGAAGCGAAGCTGGCTGCGGAAGGGGAAACCCTTACACAGATGCGCAAACAGGCGGCTGAGCGTCTGAACCAACGGGTGGAAGCGGAACTGGCTGATCTGAATATGAAGGGAACCCGCTTTCAAGCGGCTTTTTCTAACGATGATGAACCTACTTATACTCCTACTGGACAGGATCGCGTCGAATTCCTGATCGCCCCCAATCAGGGAGAGCCGTTGCGACCATTGGTTAAAATTGCGTCAGGCGGGGAATTGTCACGGATCATGTTGGCATTGCAAACCATTTTTTCTGATTTAGATGGAGTTCCTACCTTGATTTTTGATGAGGTGGATACCGGGGTGAGTGGACGTGCTGCTCAGGCCATCGCTGAAAAAATTGCCCATTTGGCGCAGGAACGGCAAATTTTGTGTGTCACCCATCTACCGCAGGTGGCATGTATGGCCGATGTTCATTTCCATATCTTTAAGGAATCCAACGAGGAGCAGACACGTACACGGGTGAAGCTGCTCACGATGGAAGGGCGTACAATGGAGTTGGCCCGAATGCTGGGCGGTGTCGAAGTGACGGATACCACCAAAACCCATGCGCTTGAAATGTTACAATTGGCTGAGCGCACAAAAACGGCCATTCAAGCTCATTAA
- the ahrC gene encoding transcriptional regulator AhrC/ArgR, which yields MKAQRHIKIREIVTQNEIETQEDLVSSLKNAGYNVTQATVSRDIKELRLVKVPTNHGGYKYSLPADNRFNPLQKLKRMLMDSFVGIEQSENLIVMRTMPGNAHAIAVLIDNLDWSDVLGTIAGDDTILIICRDREKTPQVVERFIDML from the coding sequence ATGAAAGCACAACGTCATATTAAAATAAGGGAGATCGTTACCCAAAACGAAATCGAAACGCAAGAAGATCTGGTATCCTCCTTGAAAAATGCAGGTTACAATGTAACCCAAGCGACGGTTTCCCGGGACATCAAGGAACTTCGTCTCGTGAAAGTTCCCACCAATCACGGTGGGTACAAATACTCTTTACCGGCGGATAACCGCTTCAATCCACTGCAGAAGCTAAAACGAATGTTGATGGACAGCTTTGTTGGGATTGAACAGAGTGAAAACTTGATCGTTATGCGAACAATGCCGGGCAATGCCCATGCGATCGCAGTCTTGATCGACAATCTGGATTGGTCTGATGTGCTGGGTACCATCGCTGGGGATGATACGATTCTCATCATCTGCCGCGACAGGGAGAAAACCCCTCAGGTAGTGGAACGCTTTATCGACATGTTGTAG
- the dxs gene encoding 1-deoxy-D-xylulose-5-phosphate synthase has protein sequence MHLEQINSPEDLKKLPVEKLPDVAEEIRQFLMESLSVTGGHLASNLGVVELTLVLHYLFDSPKDQFIWDVGHQAYVHKLLTGRREDFPTLRQYQGLCGFPKRNESEHDVWETGHSSTSLSAAMGMAVARDIKGENNRVVPIIGDGALTGGMALEALNHIGNEKRDITVILNDNEMSISPNVGALHKYLGRLRTHRHYHKVKEEVEYLLKKIPSVGGTMAAAAERVKDSLKFLVVSGVLFEKLGFTYLGPVNGHNLDELMECLKQADRTKGPVLVHVVTVKGKGYLPAEQDAEGYHGVGKNYKLEANKGVKKVTTDEPVKYAKVFGDSLIRLAEEDKRVVGITPAMLAGSGMNAFAQQFPERCFDVGIAEQHATTFAAGLATQGLKPVFAIYSTFLQRGYDQLIHDIARQKLNVIVAVDRAGFVGADGETHQGVYDIAFMRCVPNMVIMMPKDENEFQHMMYTAYRYDDGPIAVRFPRGTGVGVEMDAEWQQIPIGKAEVLREGRDVALLAFGSMVPLAMKAADQLAREGIRAKVVNARFAKPVDTELLDQLCEEGTPIVTIEEGSSIGGFGSAVLEYYAEQEIQGMSVKTLGVPDYYVEHGDVDSQRREVGLTVEKIASTAYAMVPLQRRRA, from the coding sequence GTGCACCTCGAACAGATTAACAGTCCGGAAGACCTAAAAAAACTGCCGGTCGAGAAACTGCCCGACGTGGCGGAAGAGATTCGTCAATTTTTGATGGAGAGCTTGTCAGTAACCGGTGGTCATCTCGCATCCAATTTAGGTGTGGTGGAGTTGACACTTGTGCTCCATTATCTCTTCGACAGCCCCAAGGATCAGTTTATTTGGGATGTGGGCCATCAGGCCTATGTACACAAACTTTTGACCGGTCGCCGTGAAGATTTTCCCACTCTCCGGCAATATCAGGGGTTGTGCGGGTTCCCCAAACGGAATGAAAGTGAACATGATGTGTGGGAGACGGGTCACAGCAGCACTTCTTTGTCTGCGGCGATGGGGATGGCGGTGGCACGGGACATCAAAGGAGAAAACAACCGCGTGGTCCCCATTATTGGGGATGGAGCCCTTACCGGCGGGATGGCTTTAGAAGCGCTTAACCACATTGGAAATGAAAAGCGGGATATCACCGTTATCCTCAATGATAACGAAATGTCGATTTCACCCAATGTGGGGGCCCTGCACAAATATCTGGGACGGTTGCGGACGCATCGCCATTATCACAAGGTAAAAGAAGAAGTGGAATACCTGTTGAAGAAGATTCCATCCGTGGGTGGAACGATGGCGGCAGCGGCGGAGCGTGTCAAGGACAGCCTTAAGTTTTTGGTCGTCTCCGGGGTGCTGTTTGAAAAATTGGGCTTTACCTATCTGGGACCGGTGAACGGTCATAATCTGGACGAGCTCATGGAATGTCTCAAACAGGCTGATCGGACGAAAGGCCCTGTATTGGTACATGTGGTAACGGTAAAAGGAAAAGGATACCTGCCTGCGGAACAGGATGCGGAAGGGTATCATGGTGTCGGGAAAAACTATAAACTAGAAGCCAATAAAGGCGTGAAAAAAGTTACCACGGATGAACCCGTCAAATACGCCAAAGTGTTTGGGGATTCGTTGATCCGCTTAGCTGAAGAGGACAAGCGGGTGGTTGGAATCACTCCTGCCATGCTGGCCGGTTCCGGTATGAACGCATTTGCGCAACAGTTTCCGGAGCGCTGTTTTGACGTGGGAATCGCCGAGCAGCATGCAACCACTTTTGCCGCAGGATTGGCTACTCAGGGACTAAAACCGGTGTTTGCGATCTACTCTACCTTTTTACAACGAGGGTACGATCAGCTGATTCACGATATCGCCCGCCAAAAATTAAATGTGATCGTCGCTGTGGACCGGGCTGGATTTGTGGGTGCAGACGGGGAGACACACCAGGGGGTTTACGATATCGCGTTTATGCGGTGCGTTCCCAATATGGTGATCATGATGCCAAAAGATGAAAATGAGTTCCAACACATGATGTATACGGCGTATCGATATGATGACGGCCCCATCGCCGTTCGCTTCCCGCGCGGAACTGGAGTCGGCGTAGAGATGGATGCAGAGTGGCAGCAGATTCCGATCGGAAAAGCGGAAGTGTTACGCGAAGGACGGGATGTGGCGCTGCTGGCCTTTGGATCGATGGTGCCGCTGGCGATGAAAGCGGCGGACCAACTGGCGCGGGAAGGAATTCGAGCCAAAGTGGTAAACGCTCGCTTTGCCAAGCCGGTGGATACGGAACTGCTGGATCAATTGTGCGAAGAAGGTACCCCCATTGTTACCATTGAAGAAGGCAGCTCCATCGGTGGATTTGGTAGCGCCGTGTTGGAATACTATGCAGAGCAGGAGATCCAGGGTATGTCTGTCAAGACGTTAGGGGTGCCGGATTACTATGTTGAACACGGAGATGTGGACAGCCAGCGCCGGGAAGTTGGACTGACGGTGGAGAAAATCGCCAGCACCGCATATGCCATGGTGCCGCTGCAACGCCGACGGGCTTAA
- the steA gene encoding putative cytokinetic ring protein SteA codes for MGDWWKRWRKKGDLSIQGRVMVDRRTKRLLARISPGEIAVIDHRDLDEVAAMGLVGAGVAAVVNVSASISGRYPAQGCRLLLEAGIPVLDEVGEQAIQRLADGDEVRIEGKLLRSVQEDWVATGSRLTWQHWREKMAEAHQGFEQTLQPFIENTLNYAYREREWVTQPLSLPPLRQSWRGRDVVVVVRGPGFAEDLYALRTFIREADPFLMAVDGGADALLKYGWTPHLILGDMDSISDQALLQAEELVVHAYSDGRAPGLERVERLGLTAHLLPSPGTSEDVALLAAFEGGAESIVAVGTHSHMVDFLEKGREGMASTLLARIKMGARLVDAKGVSRLYRPRHPAKGVAVLTLASVMPVAAWLWVHPQLFETGRLFWTVLQIWLT; via the coding sequence ATGGGGGATTGGTGGAAGCGATGGCGAAAAAAAGGGGATCTATCCATACAGGGACGAGTGATGGTGGATCGGCGTACCAAACGCTTACTCGCTCGGATTAGCCCTGGCGAGATTGCGGTGATCGATCACCGTGATCTGGATGAAGTGGCGGCGATGGGTTTGGTGGGGGCAGGAGTAGCTGCAGTTGTCAATGTGTCTGCCTCCATTAGCGGTCGCTATCCTGCTCAGGGGTGTCGGTTGCTGTTGGAAGCAGGTATTCCCGTTTTGGACGAAGTGGGTGAGCAAGCGATTCAACGCTTGGCCGATGGGGATGAAGTGCGGATTGAGGGGAAATTACTGCGATCGGTACAAGAAGACTGGGTGGCAACAGGTTCTCGTCTGACATGGCAACACTGGCGTGAAAAAATGGCAGAAGCACATCAAGGTTTTGAGCAAACGTTACAACCCTTTATTGAAAATACCCTTAATTATGCTTATCGCGAACGTGAATGGGTGACACAACCGCTGTCGCTCCCCCCTTTGCGTCAGAGTTGGCGAGGACGAGATGTGGTAGTGGTCGTGCGGGGCCCTGGCTTTGCTGAAGATTTGTACGCATTGCGAACTTTTATTCGAGAAGCGGATCCTTTTCTGATGGCAGTGGATGGCGGAGCGGATGCATTGCTCAAATATGGATGGACGCCCCATCTCATCCTAGGGGATATGGACTCCATATCTGATCAGGCGTTATTACAGGCGGAAGAATTGGTGGTGCACGCTTATTCCGATGGACGGGCTCCCGGATTGGAACGTGTGGAACGGCTGGGATTGACAGCTCATCTGCTTCCGTCCCCCGGTACGAGCGAAGACGTCGCTTTATTGGCTGCTTTTGAAGGGGGAGCGGAATCAATCGTTGCCGTGGGAACCCACTCTCATATGGTCGATTTTCTCGAAAAGGGGCGAGAAGGAATGGCCAGCACGTTGCTCGCTCGGATTAAAATGGGAGCACGGTTGGTCGACGCCAAAGGAGTAAGCCGTTTATATCGTCCGCGCCATCCTGCCAAAGGAGTGGCGGTGCTAACTTTGGCCAGTGTGATGCCTGTGGCCGCATGGTTATGGGTGCATCCACAACTGTTTGAAACGGGACGGTTGTTCTGGACAGTCCTGCAAATTTGGTTGACGTAG
- the spoIVB gene encoding SpoIVB peptidase codes for MGLTQKKRWTGLLLAVLLVLASLSTPFREYLAFPSQMRLIHGHGKEMHLTMPATATVTLSNPGVLEVKGTKHWLDLRKPFTVLTKQLGQSHLTLRLFGKLPFKQMMVEVLPDVRVIPGGQSIGVKLKAKGVLVVGHHMVKHAKPSPGEKADIRMGDMILEMNDKRITSVGEIGPIVDQAGQAGKGIEVLLQRGDEQKRTTLFPERNTRGGNYHIGLYVRDSAAGVGTLTFYDPLKKRYGALGHVITDVDTGKQIQVGGGKIVHSNVTSIQKGANGDPGEKRAIFFKEDQVLGSIVRNTPFGVFGQMEKKPKQGLYQEPVPVALAEEVQEGPAQILTVVQGQKVERYDIEIVHLIHQKFPATKGMIIKVTDPQLLNQTGGIVQGMSGSPIIQNGKLVGAVTHVFVNDPTSGYGTYIEWMLKDAGVMETADFLKKSAVFLEKSALKQE; via the coding sequence GTGGGGCTGACACAAAAAAAGAGATGGACGGGTTTATTGCTTGCCGTTTTGCTCGTTTTAGCCAGTTTGAGTACACCCTTCCGTGAATATCTGGCGTTTCCTTCCCAGATGCGTCTCATTCACGGACATGGGAAAGAAATGCATCTAACGATGCCGGCGACTGCCACGGTAACCCTTTCCAATCCCGGTGTACTGGAAGTGAAAGGGACAAAGCATTGGCTGGACCTTCGCAAACCGTTTACGGTACTCACCAAACAATTGGGCCAATCGCATCTCACCCTTCGTTTGTTTGGAAAGCTGCCTTTTAAACAAATGATGGTGGAGGTACTCCCAGATGTACGGGTGATTCCAGGCGGCCAATCCATCGGAGTGAAGTTAAAGGCCAAAGGTGTCTTGGTGGTGGGGCACCACATGGTTAAACACGCCAAACCATCTCCTGGTGAAAAGGCGGACATCCGCATGGGAGACATGATTTTGGAGATGAACGACAAACGGATTACAAGCGTGGGAGAGATTGGACCGATTGTGGATCAGGCAGGGCAGGCAGGGAAAGGAATTGAAGTATTATTGCAGCGGGGAGACGAACAAAAACGGACAACATTGTTTCCGGAGCGCAATACACGAGGAGGCAATTACCATATCGGGCTGTATGTTCGGGACTCCGCCGCAGGGGTGGGAACGCTCACTTTTTATGATCCTCTAAAGAAACGCTACGGCGCACTCGGTCATGTGATTACTGACGTGGACACAGGCAAACAGATTCAGGTCGGAGGCGGAAAAATCGTTCATTCCAATGTGACCTCAATCCAAAAAGGAGCCAACGGTGATCCCGGAGAAAAACGTGCTATCTTTTTTAAGGAAGATCAAGTGTTGGGCTCCATTGTCCGAAATACCCCTTTTGGTGTGTTTGGACAGATGGAAAAGAAGCCGAAACAAGGATTGTATCAGGAACCGGTTCCTGTAGCATTGGCTGAAGAGGTACAAGAAGGGCCGGCCCAGATTTTAACGGTGGTGCAGGGGCAAAAAGTGGAGCGTTACGATATCGAAATCGTTCATTTGATCCATCAGAAATTCCCAGCCACCAAAGGCATGATTATTAAGGTAACAGATCCCCAGCTGTTAAATCAAACCGGTGGGATTGTCCAAGGAATGAGCGGTAGTCCGATTATACAGAACGGAAAATTGGTGGGAGCGGTTACCCATGTGTTCGTCAATGATCCCACTTCGGGATATGGGACCTATATTGAATGGATGCTAAAAGATGCAGGTGTGATGGAAACAGCGGACTTCTTGAAGAAGTCCGCTGTTTTTTTGGAAAAAAGTGCTCTAAAGCAGGAATGA
- a CDS encoding NAD(+)/NADH kinase: MQTIGILVNKGKPKARVILKELILLLEARGAGVRLEPDMAESLERMDLALTVEEFPDSVDLVFVLGGDGTLLGVARQLAPYQIPILGFNLGYLGFLSEAEPDSLSSAVDRVLAGDYTIEHRLMLDAEVVRNGHSLEKSVALNDVGIAKGSFSRMITSTVFMDGEYLGTYSGDGLIVSTPTGSTAYSLSCGGPIVWPGVRCVLLTPICPHTLTSRPMVLPAESVLEIKVSATHHDLGLTIDGQLGYRLQVDDIIRVKASRFVTSLIKWKERNFFEVVRKKLQGEQEVVEERT; the protein is encoded by the coding sequence TTGCAAACGATCGGGATACTTGTAAACAAAGGGAAGCCGAAGGCCCGAGTGATTTTAAAAGAGCTGATTCTGCTTTTGGAAGCGCGGGGAGCGGGCGTTCGTCTGGAGCCGGATATGGCTGAGAGCTTGGAACGAATGGACTTGGCTCTAACTGTAGAGGAATTTCCGGACTCGGTCGATCTGGTCTTCGTTTTAGGCGGCGACGGGACCTTGTTGGGAGTGGCACGACAGTTGGCCCCCTATCAGATTCCCATCCTTGGCTTTAATTTGGGCTATCTCGGTTTTTTGTCGGAAGCCGAACCCGATAGTTTATCCAGTGCAGTAGACCGGGTACTGGCGGGGGATTACACCATTGAGCACCGCTTAATGCTTGATGCCGAGGTGGTGCGAAACGGTCACTCCCTGGAAAAAAGCGTTGCTCTTAATGACGTTGGCATCGCAAAAGGCTCCTTCAGCCGGATGATTACCAGTACGGTCTTTATGGATGGGGAGTACTTAGGTACATATTCCGGTGATGGCTTAATCGTATCCACTCCAACCGGTTCTACCGCTTATTCTCTCTCTTGCGGAGGGCCGATTGTATGGCCGGGAGTACGCTGTGTATTGCTGACACCGATCTGTCCCCATACATTGACATCGCGCCCGATGGTATTACCGGCGGAGTCAGTATTGGAGATCAAGGTGAGTGCCACCCATCACGACCTTGGCCTTACGATTGATGGGCAATTGGGATACCGGCTGCAGGTGGACGATATCATCCGGGTGAAAGCTTCCCGTTTTGTTACCTCCTTGATCAAGTGGAAAGAACGCAACTTTTTTGAAGTGGTTCGAAAAAAGCTGCAAGGAGAGCAGGAAGTCGTGGAGGAGCGAACATGA
- the spo0A gene encoding sporulation transcription factor Spo0A yields the protein MEKMRVVLADDNREFAQLLRDHLNAQDDIEVIGVAYNGNEVLDLLDREIPDLLVLDIIMPHLDGLGVLERLNEWSEPLPKIIMLTAFGQENITQRAVELGAAYYILKPFDMELLTQRIRQMQGQTGSATRTPLTGPSSSRSDNLDANITNVIHEIGVPAHIKGYLYLREAITMVYNEVELLGAITKTLYPRIAEKYNTTPSRVERAIRHAIEVAWSRGNMESIRKLFGYTINVSKAKPTNSEFIAMVADKLRIEHKVG from the coding sequence TTGGAGAAGATGCGTGTTGTTTTGGCGGATGATAATCGTGAATTTGCGCAACTGTTGCGGGATCACCTCAACGCACAGGATGATATAGAAGTAATCGGTGTCGCCTACAATGGAAACGAAGTGTTGGATCTATTGGACCGGGAGATTCCAGACCTGTTGGTACTGGATATTATTATGCCTCATCTCGATGGGCTCGGTGTATTGGAACGGTTAAACGAATGGTCGGAACCGTTGCCTAAAATAATTATGCTGACTGCATTTGGGCAAGAAAACATCACCCAGCGAGCGGTCGAATTGGGAGCGGCTTATTATATCCTAAAACCTTTCGACATGGAGTTATTGACCCAACGTATTCGCCAGATGCAGGGTCAAACGGGGTCGGCTACCCGTACGCCACTGACGGGACCCTCCTCATCCCGTTCCGATAACCTTGACGCCAATATCACCAATGTGATTCATGAGATCGGCGTTCCTGCTCATATCAAAGGATATCTGTATTTGCGGGAAGCGATTACGATGGTGTATAACGAAGTGGAACTGTTAGGGGCAATCACTAAAACCCTTTATCCCCGTATCGCTGAAAAATATAACACCACCCCCAGCCGCGTGGAACGCGCGATTCGCCATGCGATTGAAGTGGCCTGGAGCCGCGGCAATATGGAATCGATCCGCAAACTATTTGGCTACACCATCAATGTTAGCAAAGCCAAACCCACCAATAGTGAGTTTATCGCCATGGTGGCGGATAAGTTGCGGATTGAGCATAAGGTGGGGTAA